CTACGTCATGCCTGGGTTCGTGCTTGCCCGCGCCGTCCATGCACTCCGGGATGATCCTGGGCTGCCAGCGGCTGGCTGCCTCGTTTTGGACAAGCATGGTGTCTTCACCTGGGATCAAACCGCTCGGGCGAGCTACGACCGCATGATCGAAGCGATATCCAAGGCCGAAGCACGACTGGAAGTTGAAGCGCGGGCGCGGACCTCGAGAAGCGCGGAGGTGCCACACGGAAGTGCGAGCGTGCGAAACCGCATCTCCGTGAGTGTCCGAGGCGAGATCCTTCGCCAGCATCCTGATTACCCAACAGTTGGTACCTGGCTGTGTGAAGGTGCTCCCCTAGCATTGGCAAACCACCCCGAGGGCCCCAGCATTACTGTCGGTCCCCTCACCCCCGACCACGTGATTCGCACGAAACCGTGGCCCCTCTGGCTGCCAATCGATGAAGGCAAACCTCTTCGATCACAGGTGGAAGCCGCGCTCCGCGACTACGCGCTTCGCTACAAGCGATACTTCGACGCAAACGTCGACGGCCGCGAGTTGCGCCGACTCCGGGCGACTCCCCATGTAGTCTTAGTTCCTGGCCATGGGGCCTTCTGCATCGGCACGAGTGTTCGCGATGCCAAGATTGTAGCCGACATCTATACCCACACGGCGCGAACCGTATTGCGCGTGGTGGAGGTCGCAAAGTTCGAACCAGTCCCCGAGAGCGAGCTGTTCGAACTGGAGTACTGGAGCTTAGAGCAGGCAAAACTGGGCAAGCGATCGTCCGGTCGTCTGGGAGGCCGGGTTGCCGTCGTGACAGGCGCGGCTGGTGGGATCGGAGAGGCGACGGCGAGGGCCCTTCTGCTCCTGGGATGTCACGTCCTGCTCAGCGACCGCGACGAATCGAGGCTGGCTGAATGCCTAGGCGCACTCCGGGTCGAATTCGGTGAGAGGGTGGCGGGATGGATGTGCGACGTGACGCTCGCGGAACAAGCTGAGGAGCTGATTTCGCATTGCATCGAGACCTTCGGGGCTCTCGACTTCGTGGTGAGCAACGCGGGCTTCGCTCCGACGGGGTTTCTTCACGAGCCCACCGGCGACCGTAACCTTCACAAATCACTCCGGGTGAATCTGTTGGGACATCAGAACGTGGCTAGCGCCGCTACCCGGTGGCTGATCGAACAGGGGGCGGGTGGTTGTTTGTTGTTCAACGCGTCCAAGGCTGCGTTCGCACCTGGACCAGGCTTTGGCCCCTATGCGGTCGCTAAGAGCGCGTTGGTGGCTCTGATGCGTCAGTACGCCATCGACGCCGGACAGCATGGAATCCGCGTAAACGCTGTGAACGCGGACCGCATCCGGACGGGGCTCTTCGGTGGCGGAGTGCTGGAGCAGCGAGCCGCGGCGCGCGGGCTCACCCCCGCCCAGTACTTCCAACAGAACCTTCTGCATCGCGAAACACTCGCCACGGATGTTGCGGACGCGTTCGCCTGGCTCTGCCAAGCCAAGGCGACAACGGGCGCTGTGATAACGGTAGACGGTGGAAATCCGGCAGCTTTCCCTCGATAGAGCCCCCGGCGATCGAACCATTGGCCTGGCTACCCGTAGGCCCTTTCCGATCGTTGAGTCAGACTGGACAGGTACTTGCTCTCGGCGGACGTCCGGGGGACTCGACCCAACATCTCGTGTTGAGTATGGGACGAAGGTGTTTGAGCGGAGCGCACTCCGGGAGAGTGTGCGGCACAGGAGGAATGATGAACCGCATCGCAATCTTGGTTTGGCTTACGGCAGGAGCCCTCGCGGGTTGCTCGAGCGACGGGGGCAACGAAGCCTCGGGCGGTAGCAGCGGTTCTGGCGGGAGCGGAGCTGCGGCGGGTAGCACCTCCGGAGGCACGGGTGGAGCAGGTGCCACGGGCGGAGCCGGCGGGTCCGCAGGTGGAGTCGGAGGTTCCGGGGGCTCGACGCCGCAGTGTGCAGACGGCCCCGGCTACGCGACAAACCCGACGCCCTCGCGCGTTGATCAAGTCCTCGCCAAGGTGGTGAATCCGCAGGGCGCACCAGTTGCCGATCTCTTGGCTCAAGTCTGTGGAACTGACTTCTGCGTCAACGGCAAGACGGACGCGACGGGCGCCGTGGTCACCTGTCAATCGGGAGGGCAGATCTGCACTCCGGGTATCAACCCTGGGCAGGACATGACGCTGCCAGCATTCAAGTACGGTGCGGGCCTAAACTTCGTGAAGTTTGCGTACCCGTTGCCGTCCGGCACAACCCAGTTCGATCTTGGGACCCTAGCCATTGTCCCGCTCGGTCCTCCCGGATCAGGCCAAACGCTGACCTCCGGCGCGACGGTCACTTCCAACGAAGTAGAGCTAACGCTTGCGGAGAACACGGCCGTCAAAATCGACCAGCTCACATACTTGA
This Polyangiaceae bacterium DNA region includes the following protein-coding sequences:
- a CDS encoding bifunctional aldolase/short-chain dehydrogenase → MESLWTSDDEAAYIRRYAATGCPPELATRVYTSHLLGRRPDLVLHGGGNTSVKATAQEVDGRMCEVLFVKGSGWDLASIEPTGFPACRLEPLLRLCELAELSDDDMVKALRSQMLDANSPTPSVEALLHALIPGKYVDHTHADAALALLDRPNGRELATEVWGTEALVLPYVMPGFVLARAVHALRDDPGLPAAGCLVLDKHGVFTWDQTARASYDRMIEAISKAEARLEVEARARTSRSAEVPHGSASVRNRISVSVRGEILRQHPDYPTVGTWLCEGAPLALANHPEGPSITVGPLTPDHVIRTKPWPLWLPIDEGKPLRSQVEAALRDYALRYKRYFDANVDGRELRRLRATPHVVLVPGHGAFCIGTSVRDAKIVADIYTHTARTVLRVVEVAKFEPVPESELFELEYWSLEQAKLGKRSSGRLGGRVAVVTGAAGGIGEATARALLLLGCHVLLSDRDESRLAECLGALRVEFGERVAGWMCDVTLAEQAEELISHCIETFGALDFVVSNAGFAPTGFLHEPTGDRNLHKSLRVNLLGHQNVASAATRWLIEQGAGGCLLFNASKAAFAPGPGFGPYAVAKSALVALMRQYAIDAGQHGIRVNAVNADRIRTGLFGGGVLEQRAAARGLTPAQYFQQNLLHRETLATDVADAFAWLCQAKATTGAVITVDGGNPAAFPR